Proteins encoded within one genomic window of Chitinophaga parva:
- a CDS encoding DUF502 domain-containing protein — protein sequence MASKFTFNALTTRLLRYFFQGLLILAPIGITAFAIYWGFQTIDNLLPLNLVPEHTPLFFLRYKGVGFVMVLFLIVLVGYLSSSFILGRLFDLFDHALERTPFVKYIYSSIKDVFDAFVGEKKKFDHPVLAQIYGEDVWEVGFITQQDMSAFGLTDYMAVYCPQSYAIAGKVYLVPKHKVRLLENITAAEAMKFVVSGGVTTGHVHGTVLNPEGQEVTEDKS from the coding sequence ATGGCTTCAAAATTTACGTTCAACGCGCTCACGACAAGATTACTCCGCTATTTCTTCCAGGGCCTGCTTATCCTTGCTCCCATAGGCATTACTGCCTTTGCTATTTACTGGGGATTCCAGACTATTGATAACCTGCTGCCACTGAACCTGGTGCCAGAGCACACACCGCTGTTTTTCCTGCGCTACAAAGGGGTAGGGTTTGTGATGGTGCTGTTCCTCATTGTGCTGGTGGGTTATCTCAGCTCCTCCTTCATCCTGGGCCGCCTGTTCGATCTGTTTGACCACGCGCTGGAACGCACACCTTTCGTGAAGTACATTTATTCTTCCATCAAGGATGTATTTGATGCGTTTGTAGGGGAAAAGAAAAAGTTCGACCATCCGGTGCTGGCGCAGATCTATGGGGAAGATGTGTGGGAGGTGGGATTCATTACCCAACAGGATATGAGCGCATTTGGCCTCACGGACTACATGGCCGTGTACTGCCCGCAATCGTACGCCATTGCCGGCAAAGTATATTTAGTGCCAAAACATAAAGTGAGATTACTGGAAAACATTACCGCCGCGGAGGCCATGAAATTCGTGGTATCCGGCGGGGTCACCACCGGGCATGTACATGGAACGGTACTGAATCCCGAGGGCCAGGAGGTCACGGAAGATAAGTCATAA
- the gap gene encoding type I glyceraldehyde-3-phosphate dehydrogenase: MKVAINGFGRIGRMTLRALQDKDVEVVAVNDLTDTATLAHLLKYDSAHGRFPGTIAAGENSLTVNGKPIRFLSEKDPEKLPWKALDIDVVIESTGRFTERSKAEAHIRAGAKKVLITAPASGGVKTIVHGVNNELIGGDNIYSTASCTTGSIAPVLQILDKEYGIESGFMSTVHAFTADQQLQDAPHRDLRRARAATHSIIPTSTGAAKAIGEVLPNLKGKMDGYSYRVPVIDGSIVDLTVNLTRAVSAAELNETFKKYANGALKGILEYTEEPLVSSDILGNTHSSIVDGTLTRSIQKTVKVVAWYDNEVGISNRISELVSLL, from the coding sequence ATGAAAGTAGCTATCAATGGGTTCGGCAGGATTGGCCGCATGACCCTTCGTGCCCTCCAGGACAAAGATGTAGAAGTAGTAGCCGTGAATGACCTTACCGATACCGCCACCCTGGCCCACCTCCTCAAGTACGACAGCGCACATGGCCGTTTTCCCGGCACCATTGCAGCAGGCGAAAACAGCCTTACCGTGAATGGGAAGCCCATCCGTTTTCTCAGTGAAAAAGACCCCGAAAAGCTGCCCTGGAAAGCACTGGACATAGATGTAGTGATAGAGTCCACCGGCCGCTTTACAGAACGCAGCAAGGCAGAAGCCCACATCCGTGCCGGTGCTAAAAAAGTGCTGATCACCGCGCCCGCCAGCGGTGGTGTAAAGACCATTGTGCATGGGGTGAACAATGAGCTGATAGGTGGCGATAATATTTACAGCACTGCCTCCTGCACCACCGGCAGCATTGCGCCCGTGTTGCAGATCCTTGATAAAGAATATGGTATTGAAAGTGGCTTCATGAGCACCGTGCATGCCTTCACGGCAGACCAGCAACTGCAGGATGCGCCCCACCGCGACCTGCGCCGCGCCCGTGCCGCTACGCACTCCATCATTCCCACCAGCACCGGTGCAGCAAAAGCCATTGGCGAAGTGCTGCCCAACCTCAAAGGCAAGATGGATGGCTATTCTTACCGGGTACCGGTGATAGACGGTTCTATCGTAGACCTTACTGTGAACCTCACCCGCGCCGTAAGTGCAGCGGAGCTGAACGAAACCTTTAAAAAATACGCCAACGGCGCCCTCAAAGGCATCCTGGAATACACCGAAGAGCCCCTCGTTTCTTCAGACATCCTGGGCAACACCCATTCTTCCATTGTGGATGGTACGCTGACCCGCAGCATCCAGAAAACCGTGAAGGTGGTGGCCTGGTATGATAATGAAGTAGGGATCTCCAACCGGATCTCAGAGTTGGTAAGCCTGTTGTAA
- a CDS encoding ABC transporter permease, whose amino-acid sequence MWLNYFKIGWRSLWHNKGYSAINIFGLGLGMAVALLIGLWIRYELSYDQFFPGHAHASEVMVTMSGGGNVHTQAALSLAVKNELEKVTGVERVAESNWPEASSLIVGDKKISQFGMGVGEDFLRILDYPMIAGSRELALKDPNSIVLTASNAKSLFGDADPIGRMVKVDNQYDMKVTGVLADIPSNASVTFNYLVPFSFLERTRSWMQGARTQWPNNSFRMWASVRPGASLEAVNDQIAHVYRLSGDVNMKDFITFLHPASRWHLFSEFKNGVNTGGFIDYVRMFSLIGFLVLLIACINFMNLATARSDKRAREVGVRKAVGSGRREIIFQFLIESFLLTVIAFLFGLLLVQVVLPWFNKLAECEVAIPFGSAWFWVCMGLYMAITGVLAGSRPAFYLSAFRPVKVLKGSFKTGEGSTVGRKALVVLQFASSVALIIASVIIYQQIRHAQRRPKGYDPVRLVSTDNTADLSKNYKALRADLLASGVVEDVALGSGATWVDSHTMIGSWPGKVTADLLGTGIIGVDNDYFSTMGMSMKEGHNFNGLDPDADSAKIIVNEAALGAMGLKDPVGKLIRYYVGSDHGPVMKEAAIIGVVKNAIMESPYAPVAPALFQHQWGGSYVVYRLSDKVSPVEAIRRLTPIFEKYNPGFPYSYHFVDVDYASKFQLENLVGTLAAVFAGLTILISCLGLFALATYMATQRTREIGIRKVLGATVWQLWMLLSKDFLVLVGGSCLLAVPVAWLLLQHWLEQFNYRIHLGAGVFLLASGGALVITICTISYQAIRAATTDPVKSLRTE is encoded by the coding sequence ATGTGGCTGAATTATTTTAAAATAGGCTGGCGCAGTCTCTGGCACAACAAGGGTTACAGCGCTATCAACATCTTTGGCCTGGGACTGGGCATGGCCGTGGCCCTGCTCATCGGCCTGTGGATACGGTATGAATTGAGCTACGACCAGTTCTTTCCCGGGCACGCCCACGCCAGCGAAGTAATGGTGACCATGAGTGGCGGCGGCAACGTGCATACCCAGGCAGCCCTGTCCCTGGCCGTAAAAAACGAGCTGGAAAAAGTGACCGGTGTGGAACGCGTAGCGGAAAGCAACTGGCCGGAAGCCAGTAGCCTGATCGTGGGCGATAAGAAGATATCCCAGTTTGGAATGGGCGTAGGGGAGGATTTCCTCCGCATCCTGGATTACCCCATGATAGCGGGCTCCCGGGAGCTGGCCCTCAAAGATCCCAACAGCATTGTACTCACCGCCAGCAACGCCAAAAGCCTGTTTGGGGACGCAGATCCCATTGGCCGGATGGTGAAGGTGGATAACCAATATGATATGAAGGTTACGGGCGTATTGGCAGACATTCCTTCCAATGCCTCCGTGACGTTCAACTACCTGGTACCCTTCAGCTTCCTGGAGCGTACCCGCAGCTGGATGCAGGGAGCCCGTACCCAGTGGCCCAATAATTCCTTCCGCATGTGGGCCAGCGTGCGCCCGGGAGCCAGCCTGGAGGCAGTGAATGACCAGATAGCGCATGTGTACCGGCTTTCCGGCGATGTAAATATGAAGGACTTCATCACTTTCCTGCATCCCGCCAGCCGCTGGCACCTGTTTTCTGAATTTAAGAACGGCGTCAATACCGGTGGCTTCATCGATTATGTGCGCATGTTCTCCCTCATCGGGTTCCTGGTGCTGCTCATTGCCTGTATTAATTTCATGAACCTGGCTACGGCGCGGTCAGACAAACGTGCGCGCGAAGTGGGTGTACGCAAGGCTGTAGGCTCCGGCCGCCGGGAGATCATTTTCCAGTTCCTTATCGAATCTTTTTTGCTCACGGTGATCGCCTTCCTGTTTGGCCTGTTGCTGGTGCAGGTAGTGCTGCCCTGGTTCAATAAACTGGCGGAATGTGAGGTGGCCATACCCTTCGGCAGCGCCTGGTTCTGGGTGTGCATGGGACTTTACATGGCGATCACCGGCGTACTGGCCGGCAGCCGCCCCGCCTTTTACCTGTCTGCCTTCCGCCCGGTAAAGGTGCTGAAGGGAAGTTTCAAAACAGGGGAGGGCAGCACCGTGGGCCGCAAGGCTTTGGTGGTGTTACAGTTTGCCAGCTCCGTGGCATTGATCATTGCCTCCGTTATTATTTACCAGCAGATCCGCCACGCGCAGCGCCGCCCCAAAGGGTACGATCCCGTGCGCCTGGTCTCCACCGATAATACTGCCGACCTGAGTAAAAATTACAAAGCCCTCCGCGCAGACCTCCTGGCCAGCGGCGTGGTGGAAGATGTGGCCCTTGGCAGTGGCGCCACCTGGGTAGACAGCCATACCATGATAGGCAGCTGGCCAGGCAAGGTAACGGCCGACCTGTTGGGCACCGGTATCATTGGCGTGGATAATGATTACTTCAGCACCATGGGTATGTCCATGAAAGAAGGCCACAATTTCAATGGCCTCGATCCTGATGCAGACAGTGCTAAAATAATTGTGAATGAGGCGGCCCTGGGGGCCATGGGCCTGAAAGACCCGGTAGGAAAGCTGATCCGGTATTACGTAGGCAGTGATCACGGCCCGGTAATGAAGGAAGCGGCCATCATTGGCGTGGTGAAAAACGCCATCATGGAATCGCCCTATGCACCGGTGGCGCCGGCCCTGTTCCAGCACCAGTGGGGCGGGAGCTATGTGGTGTACCGCCTGTCTGACAAGGTATCGCCGGTGGAGGCCATCCGCCGCCTGACGCCCATTTTTGAAAAATATAACCCTGGTTTCCCTTACAGCTATCATTTTGTGGATGTGGACTATGCCAGCAAGTTCCAGCTGGAAAACCTGGTAGGCACACTGGCAGCGGTATTTGCCGGGCTCACCATCCTTATTTCCTGCCTGGGCCTCTTTGCCCTGGCCACTTACATGGCCACACAGCGCACGCGGGAAATTGGCATCCGCAAGGTGCTGGGGGCTACGGTATGGCAGTTGTGGATGCTGCTGAGCAAAGATTTTTTAGTCCTGGTGGGTGGCAGTTGCTTACTGGCTGTACCGGTGGCCTGGCTCCTGCTGCAGCACTGGCTGGAGCAATTTAATTACCGCATCCACCTGGGCGCCGGCGTGTTCCTGCTGGCATCAGGCGGGGCACTGGTCATTACCATCTGCACCATCAGTTACCAGGCCATCCGTGCCGCCACTACGGACCCGGTGAAGAGCTTGCGCACAGAATAA
- a CDS encoding DUF1015 domain-containing protein yields MAIIQPFKGLRPLPNLAAQVAAKPYDVLSAAEAKEAAHGNPYSYYHVSKSEIDLPENIDSHSQAVYDKAAENLRAMIAAGTLVQDAIPCYYIYKLVMDGRSQTGLVAASSVADYNAGIIKKHEFTRPDKELDRINHIKATQAQTGNVFLAYNDVPEVNSLIDRWTAQHTPAYEFTAEDNIQHTVWVVDDANVVNEITRLFQVKVPCTYIADGHHRAASAGLVQKEYAAKGSLAADAPVNYFLTTIFPASQLAIMDYNRVVKDLNGHTPAGFLSLLQYDFDVFEVGHTPKKPNALHEFGMYLGGRWYHLIAREGTYTTDPIGVLDVTILSNNVLDKLLGIKDQRTDKRIDFVGGIRGLGELVKRVDSGEMQVAFALYPVTIQQLFDIADSGNVMPPKSTWFEPKLRDGLITHLIG; encoded by the coding sequence ATGGCGATTATTCAACCGTTCAAAGGGCTCCGTCCTTTACCAAATCTGGCTGCGCAGGTAGCCGCCAAACCGTATGATGTGCTGAGCGCCGCCGAGGCAAAGGAAGCCGCCCACGGAAACCCTTATTCTTACTACCACGTTTCAAAATCAGAGATCGATCTGCCGGAAAACATTGACAGCCACAGCCAGGCGGTATACGACAAGGCGGCGGAAAACCTCCGCGCCATGATAGCTGCCGGCACCCTGGTGCAGGATGCCATACCGTGCTACTATATTTATAAACTGGTGATGGATGGCCGCTCCCAGACCGGCCTGGTGGCCGCATCTTCCGTGGCTGATTATAACGCAGGCATTATCAAGAAACATGAATTTACGCGCCCGGACAAGGAACTGGACCGCATCAATCATATCAAGGCCACCCAGGCCCAGACAGGCAACGTATTCCTGGCGTATAACGACGTACCGGAAGTGAACAGCCTCATTGACCGCTGGACGGCGCAGCATACACCGGCCTATGAATTCACCGCGGAAGACAATATCCAGCATACCGTATGGGTAGTGGACGATGCCAACGTGGTAAACGAGATCACCCGCCTGTTCCAGGTAAAAGTGCCCTGCACGTACATTGCGGACGGGCACCACCGTGCCGCATCTGCCGGCCTGGTACAAAAGGAGTATGCCGCCAAGGGTTCCCTGGCTGCAGACGCCCCGGTGAATTATTTCCTGACCACCATTTTCCCCGCCAGCCAGCTGGCCATCATGGATTACAACCGCGTGGTGAAGGATCTGAACGGCCACACGCCGGCCGGGTTCCTTTCCCTCCTCCAGTATGATTTTGATGTATTTGAAGTAGGCCATACGCCCAAGAAGCCCAATGCCCTGCACGAATTTGGTATGTACCTGGGTGGCCGCTGGTACCACCTCATCGCCCGGGAAGGCACCTATACAACAGATCCCATCGGCGTACTGGATGTGACCATCCTATCCAACAATGTGCTGGACAAACTGCTGGGCATCAAGGACCAGCGCACAGATAAGCGCATTGACTTTGTAGGCGGCATCCGCGGCCTGGGAGAGCTGGTAAAACGCGTGGACAGCGGGGAAATGCAGGTAGCTTTTGCCCTGTATCCGGTGACCATCCAGCAGCTGTTTGACATTGCAGACAGCGGCAATGTGATGCCTCCCAAGAGCACCTGGTTTGAGCCCAAACTCCGGGATGGCCTTATCACGCATTTGATCGGGTAA
- a CDS encoding zinc dependent phospholipase C family protein, with protein sequence MLSRALFVLCCCLLPANALCWGFFAHQRINRMAVFSLPPAMLAFYKPHIDYLTKHATDPDQRRYVVAGEAPRHFIDIDHYGPPPYAALPHSWKAAVECYSADTLNKYGILPWHLERMLQQLTSAFIAKDGKRILKLSADIGHYAGDAHVPLHASSNHNGQLSGQEGIHALWESRIPELFADAQFSYWAGQAQYLEAPRDFIWAAVLGSGLAADTVLKAEQLLRGQYPEAARYAIGFRKGTLTRDYAYDYTKMYNALLGDMVMRRMRASMLAVASLWYTAWVNAGQPDLRGLAV encoded by the coding sequence ATGTTATCCCGTGCATTGTTTGTACTGTGCTGCTGCCTGTTGCCCGCAAATGCCCTGTGCTGGGGTTTCTTTGCGCACCAGCGCATTAACCGGATGGCAGTATTTTCCCTACCGCCGGCCATGCTGGCGTTTTACAAGCCGCATATTGATTACCTGACCAAACATGCCACGGACCCGGACCAGCGCCGCTATGTGGTGGCGGGGGAGGCGCCCCGGCATTTTATCGACATTGATCATTACGGGCCACCGCCTTATGCAGCCCTGCCCCACAGCTGGAAAGCGGCGGTGGAATGTTATAGTGCAGATACCCTGAACAAATATGGCATACTGCCCTGGCACCTGGAACGCATGCTGCAGCAGCTTACCAGCGCGTTCATCGCAAAAGACGGAAAGCGGATCTTAAAGCTCTCGGCAGACATTGGCCACTACGCAGGCGATGCCCATGTGCCGCTGCACGCCAGCAGTAATCATAACGGCCAGCTGAGTGGGCAGGAAGGCATTCATGCCTTGTGGGAATCCCGCATCCCGGAACTGTTTGCCGATGCACAGTTCAGCTACTGGGCAGGGCAGGCACAATACCTGGAGGCTCCCCGCGATTTCATCTGGGCTGCAGTGCTGGGCAGCGGGCTGGCGGCAGATACCGTGCTTAAGGCCGAGCAGTTGCTGCGCGGGCAATACCCCGAGGCGGCACGTTATGCCATTGGGTTCCGGAAAGGGACATTAACAAGGGACTACGCTTACGACTATACGAAAATGTACAATGCGTTACTGGGTGATATGGTGATGCGGCGCATGCGGGCATCCATGCTGGCGGTGGCCAGCCTTTGGTATACGGCGTGGGTGAATGCAGGACAACCGGATCTCAGGGGTTTAGCGGTTTAG
- the serC gene encoding 3-phosphoserine/phosphohydroxythreonine transaminase, which translates to MEQNNEAFNLDRKMKVHNFNAGPSVLPNEVLYKASKALIDFEGSGMSILEIGHRTPPFVAVIEEARSLVKELMQLDDDFEVLFLHGGASTQFLTVPMNLLESGETAAYTDTGVWSSKAIKEAKLFGYVDVVSSSRERNYNYIPKDFTVPAQAKYLHITTNNTIYGTQWHHIPETDVPLVADMSSDILSRTMDFNKFALIYGGVQKNMGAAGATVVCVRKSILGKVSRNIPSMLDYRVHIENGSMFNTPPVFPIYISMLTLRWLKGQGGVAAIEKLNDRKAALLYGEIDENPLFRGTVVKEDRSKMNVCFVMDKPELEEEFLKFTKKEDIVGIKGHRSVGGFRASIYNALPLESVEVMVEAMKYFSMKKA; encoded by the coding sequence GTGGAACAAAATAACGAAGCATTTAACCTTGACCGCAAAATGAAGGTGCATAACTTTAACGCCGGTCCTTCTGTATTACCGAATGAGGTATTATACAAGGCCAGCAAAGCGCTTATTGACTTTGAAGGGTCCGGCATGTCTATCCTGGAGATAGGTCACCGTACCCCGCCCTTCGTAGCCGTGATTGAAGAAGCCCGCAGCCTGGTGAAGGAACTGATGCAACTCGATGACGACTTTGAAGTACTTTTTCTGCATGGAGGCGCCAGCACCCAGTTCCTGACCGTGCCTATGAACCTGCTGGAAAGCGGGGAAACAGCCGCCTATACCGACACCGGCGTATGGTCTTCCAAGGCGATCAAAGAAGCAAAATTGTTTGGCTATGTAGACGTGGTGTCCAGCTCCCGCGAGCGTAATTACAACTACATCCCCAAGGACTTTACCGTGCCCGCACAGGCAAAATACCTGCACATTACCACGAACAATACCATTTACGGTACCCAGTGGCATCACATCCCAGAAACCGATGTGCCCCTGGTAGCCGATATGAGCTCTGACATCCTGAGCCGCACCATGGACTTCAACAAGTTTGCCCTCATTTACGGCGGCGTGCAGAAGAATATGGGCGCAGCCGGTGCCACCGTGGTATGTGTGCGCAAGAGCATCCTGGGTAAGGTGAGCCGCAACATCCCATCCATGTTGGATTACCGTGTGCATATTGAGAATGGTTCCATGTTCAACACCCCGCCCGTATTCCCCATCTATATCTCCATGCTTACCCTGCGCTGGCTGAAGGGCCAGGGCGGTGTAGCTGCCATTGAAAAGCTCAATGACCGGAAAGCGGCCCTACTCTATGGAGAGATCGATGAGAACCCGCTGTTCCGCGGCACCGTGGTCAAAGAGGACCGCTCCAAAATGAACGTATGCTTTGTGATGGACAAACCGGAACTGGAAGAAGAATTCCTGAAATTCACGAAGAAAGAAGATATAGTAGGCATCAAAGGCCACCGCAGCGTAGGCGGCTTCCGTGCCTCCATTTACAACGCCCTGCCGCTGGAAAGCGTGGAAGTAATGGTGGAAGCCATGAAATACTTCAGCATGAAAAAGGCGTAA
- a CDS encoding GlxA family transcriptional regulator, whose translation MATRKPSRKTKTIVLVAVPDARLLNVAGPSDVFTMASKIKDPADPPYRVLLASATRSRQVVTASGVTVLCEMSAMEIDFPIDTLIVGGTSPKIPPAFYEWLRAQYGDVQRMGSVCAGAFSLARAGLLDGRNATTHWEVCGKLAAEFPTVQVDSSPFYVKDGKIYTSGGVTSGIDLALGMVEEDLGHELALQVARRLVLHLRRPGGQLQYGHLLPGFEQESPLAGRVHQWLRKHIAEEVKVEMMAAKVSMSPRNFARVFLRETKMTPAKYLEKLRVDMARQYLEDSDLSMEQIAEKCGLGGLVSMRRTFMRHLKISPSYYRSTFRKSFAAAEQL comes from the coding sequence ATGGCAACCCGTAAACCCTCCCGGAAAACAAAGACCATCGTGCTGGTGGCCGTACCCGATGCCAGACTGCTCAACGTGGCCGGCCCCAGCGATGTATTTACCATGGCGTCCAAGATAAAGGACCCTGCTGATCCACCCTACCGCGTGCTACTGGCGTCCGCCACGCGCAGCCGGCAGGTGGTTACGGCGTCAGGGGTTACGGTGCTGTGCGAGATGAGTGCAATGGAAATTGATTTTCCCATTGATACGTTGATCGTAGGCGGTACTTCGCCCAAGATACCCCCGGCGTTTTACGAATGGCTGCGCGCCCAGTATGGCGATGTGCAGCGCATGGGCTCCGTGTGCGCCGGCGCTTTTTCCCTGGCCCGTGCCGGCCTGCTGGATGGTCGCAATGCCACCACGCACTGGGAGGTGTGCGGTAAGCTGGCTGCTGAATTTCCTACAGTGCAGGTAGATAGCAGTCCTTTCTATGTAAAAGACGGGAAGATCTATACTTCCGGCGGTGTTACATCCGGGATAGACCTGGCACTGGGCATGGTGGAAGAAGACCTGGGGCACGAACTGGCCCTGCAGGTAGCGCGCCGCCTGGTGCTGCATTTGCGGCGGCCCGGCGGGCAGCTGCAGTATGGGCACCTGCTGCCAGGGTTTGAGCAGGAAAGCCCGCTGGCAGGCCGCGTCCACCAATGGTTGCGCAAGCACATTGCCGAAGAGGTGAAGGTGGAAATGATGGCCGCCAAGGTGAGTATGAGCCCGCGTAATTTTGCGCGCGTATTCCTCCGGGAAACAAAAATGACACCTGCCAAGTACCTGGAAAAATTAAGGGTGGACATGGCCCGCCAGTACCTGGAAGATTCTGACCTGAGCATGGAGCAGATAGCGGAAAAATGTGGCCTGGGAGGCCTGGTGTCCATGCGGCGCACTTTCATGCGCCACCTGAAAATATCGCCCAGCTATTACCGCAGTACCTTCCGCAAGTCGTTTGCAGCAGCGGAACAGTTGTAG
- a CDS encoding TetR/AcrR family transcriptional regulator — MEVPERILDTAFGLFRQYGTRSITMDDIAMKLGISKKTLYAHFTDKNDLVVQAIDRFLNHIRSASTHLPQKADNAIEELFLVMLLMHEQYGEINPVIMSDLQKFHPSAFALFQDHKDGYMNTMVRQNLERGIREGLYRPALNLTVLPHFRTLAMTLCLEVERFNLQHMDMWEIQKVLVEHFLYGVASPKGYQLIEHYRHTLTNNK, encoded by the coding sequence ATGGAAGTACCCGAAAGAATCCTGGACACCGCTTTTGGTTTGTTCCGCCAGTATGGGACACGCTCCATTACCATGGATGACATAGCCATGAAACTGGGCATTTCAAAGAAAACACTGTACGCACACTTTACGGACAAGAACGACCTGGTGGTCCAGGCTATCGACCGTTTTTTAAACCACATCAGATCGGCATCCACGCATTTACCACAAAAAGCAGACAACGCAATAGAAGAATTATTCCTGGTAATGCTGCTGATGCATGAGCAGTACGGCGAGATCAATCCCGTGATCATGTCCGACCTGCAGAAGTTCCATCCATCCGCATTTGCATTGTTCCAGGATCATAAAGACGGTTATATGAACACCATGGTGCGGCAGAACCTGGAACGGGGCATCCGGGAAGGACTGTACCGCCCTGCGCTCAATCTGACAGTGCTGCCACATTTCAGGACCCTGGCCATGACGCTCTGCCTGGAGGTGGAACGTTTTAACCTGCAGCACATGGATATGTGGGAAATACAAAAGGTATTGGTGGAACATTTTTTATACGGCGTAGCATCCCCGAAAGGGTACCAATTGATCGAACATTACCGGCACACACTTACGAACAACAAATAA
- a CDS encoding TolC family protein, producing the protein MMLTQRTLMCFLCAMMLWTTASAQSQAPSATDTLALSARAAVDYAIANQAAVKTARLDQLIQLAKNKEVSGLALPTLTADGNYQYSPILQKSAFDLHNFSDSIPMGTYQYVAFQLKHNVTGEFKLTQVLFDPSVLVALQARKSLEELVSRNVTRAEIDVKVNVYKAYYNVLNARKALNILNENITMFSKNLHDVTVTYQNGLAEKLDVDRLTVQLTNLQTEAIKLQNVTEIGLAALKFQMGMPLQQPLLLTDTLSVENVTAELVTDTFSYASRIEYQLAQTQKEVNEYDLKRYKLKALPSLSLFGTGGTLRGSNKFDYFQNNMWYGYVTLGLSMNVTLFSGLQRKRQVEQAELNVRKSDVSLENTKLAIDLEREQSATSFRNNVLTLQAQEKNMQLAQNVYNTTQVKYREGVGSSLEVTTAENDLLTSQNNYFTALYNAVVAKIDYLRANGKL; encoded by the coding sequence ATGATGTTAACACAAAGGACGCTCATGTGCTTTTTGTGCGCCATGATGCTTTGGACAACCGCTTCCGCGCAAAGCCAGGCACCGTCTGCCACAGACACGCTGGCCCTCTCGGCCCGCGCCGCGGTGGATTATGCCATAGCTAACCAGGCTGCGGTAAAAACGGCCCGGCTGGACCAGCTCATCCAGCTGGCCAAGAACAAAGAGGTAAGCGGCCTGGCGCTGCCTACCCTCACGGCAGATGGTAACTACCAGTACAGCCCCATCCTGCAGAAATCTGCGTTTGACCTGCACAACTTCTCCGACTCCATTCCCATGGGTACTTACCAGTACGTGGCCTTCCAGCTGAAGCACAACGTAACCGGTGAGTTCAAGCTTACCCAGGTGCTCTTTGACCCCAGCGTGCTGGTGGCCCTGCAGGCCCGTAAGTCGCTGGAGGAACTGGTGTCGCGCAACGTAACCCGTGCGGAAATAGATGTGAAGGTGAATGTGTACAAGGCTTATTATAACGTGCTCAATGCGCGTAAAGCCCTCAACATTCTCAACGAGAACATCACCATGTTCAGCAAGAACCTGCACGATGTGACCGTGACCTACCAGAACGGCCTGGCCGAAAAACTGGATGTGGACCGCCTTACCGTGCAGCTCACCAACCTGCAAACGGAAGCCATCAAGCTGCAAAACGTTACGGAAATAGGCCTGGCTGCCCTCAAATTCCAGATGGGCATGCCCCTGCAACAGCCCCTGTTGCTCACAGATACGCTCTCGGTAGAGAACGTGACGGCCGAGCTGGTGACCGATACCTTCAGCTACGCATCCCGCATTGAATACCAACTGGCCCAGACCCAGAAAGAGGTGAACGAGTATGACCTGAAGCGCTACAAACTGAAAGCCTTGCCCAGCCTGTCCCTCTTTGGTACCGGCGGTACCCTGCGCGGCAGTAATAAATTCGACTACTTCCAGAATAACATGTGGTATGGTTATGTGACCCTGGGTCTGAGCATGAATGTAACCCTGTTCTCCGGCCTGCAACGCAAGCGCCAGGTGGAACAGGCGGAACTGAATGTGCGCAAATCTGACGTGAGCCTGGAAAACACCAAACTGGCCATAGACCTGGAGCGCGAACAGTCTGCCACCAGCTTCCGCAACAATGTGCTGACCCTGCAGGCACAGGAAAAGAACATGCAGCTGGCCCAGAACGTTTATAATACTACCCAGGTTAAATACAGGGAGGGCGTAGGTTCCAGCCTGGAAGTAACCACCGCAGAAAATGACCTGCTCACCTCACAGAACAATTATTTCACCGCTTTATACAATGCCGTGGTGGCCAAGATTGATTACCTGAGAGCAAATGGTAAACTCTAA